A single region of the Plasmodium reichenowi strain SY57 chromosome 9, whole genome shotgun sequence genome encodes:
- a CDS encoding met-10+ like protein, putative — MFFKSLFLSLYLFFFISYVEIIFCIRIKRNNLYNFQNMTNSFNVKNLDDVKEKVKYEKHTYCLLLDKYKVNKILKNKRAKFWLLDIYKFPSVLKYKEYKNCFLQNDHNDKNNHMLNFIYNNYLKKRNHQNAKNESENGNYNNDHNDNQTCNNMNIFFSNEYFKSQSNFNEEDFRLIPLNDFFNKILLELFYKQREESIHDDGIYTKNNIKSMSHLFNDNSPEQYRQKEKQQQVGNIIMCNSNSPEQYRQKEKQQQVGNIIMCKNNSPEQYRQKEKEQAVDNIIMCDEKLCETLINDDEINEHDENKNSVENLCEDFKKDKDDIEIIYNMHKFEYIEELFELIKEEDIKFQKVKLEFGYDNMNTSEILRKIFPSINEIIHKFEIIGHIAHLNFCDKLESCKKIIAEIILDKNKSIKTVINKKDILNNTHRTFNIELLAGENNYVTQLKENNIRVKLNYELIYWNSKLKKERDRIYNLVKDNSIIIDVFGGVGIFSLSLSKKSCLCFSNDINEHAYKYMNINISMNKNKNILTYNMDGREFLEKLFNLKIFSKNNNVLTLYINDQNQKNISLDVLNSKNHILTGNDKNKSKNKNKNKNHIQNNNTCEKENNISDRKCPYIHNDNNQRNITCDHNNDQRNITCDNNNNNNNINVSGNNSIHQYADMYEHKFKYQKIREENIDNSKNEENHKIDINLNIYEDIHILMNLPQTALEFLNVFKKYKKEKNDELRNVFIHCYYFAKPEFFYEHAEKNILLHFNQLPKDIKITEIRKVSPSKLMYVVEFNLKDLL; from the exons ATGTTTTTTAAATCCCTTTTTCTCTCActgtatttatttttctttatttcttatgttgaaataatattttgcataagaataaaaaggaataatttatataattttcaaaACATGACAAATTCTTTCAATGTTAAAAATTTAGATGATGTGAAGGAAAAGGTTAAATACGAGAAACATACGTACTGCCTATTActagataaatataaagtaaataaaatattaaagaaCAAAAGAGCTAAATTCTGGCTATtagatatttataaatttccttccgttttaaaatataaagagTATAAAAATTGTTTCCTGCAAAATGAtcataatgataaaaataatcatatgctaaattttatttataataactacttgaaaaaaagaaatcaCCAAAATGCTAAGAATGAAAGTGAGAATGGcaattataataatgatcaTAATGATAATCAAACGTGTaacaatatgaatatatttttttcgAATGAATACTTTAAAAGTCAATCAAACTTTAATGAAGAAGATTTTAGACTAATTCCGCTCAAcgatttttttaataaaattttacTTGAACTCTTTTATAAACAAAGGGAAGAAAGCATACATGATGATGGGATTTATAcgaaaaataatattaaatcaATGTCTCATCTGTTTAATGACAATTCACCTGAACAGTACAGGCAAAAAGAGAAACAACAACAAGTTGGTAATATTATCATGTGTAATAGCAATTCACCTGAACAGTACAGGCAAAAAGAGAAACAACAACAAGTTGGTAATATTATCATGTGTAAGAACAATTCACCTGAACAGTACAGGCAAAAAGAGAAAGAGCAAGCAgttgataatattataatgtgTGATGAGAAATTATGTGAAACATTGATAAACGATGACGAAATAAATGAAcatgatgaaaataaaaattctGTAGAGAATTTGTGTGAGGATTTTAAGAAGGATAAAGATGACatagaaattatatataatatgcaCAAGTTCGAATATATAGAAGAATTATTTGAATTGATAAAAGAAGAGGATATAAAATTTCAGAAAGTAAAATTAGAATTTGgttatgataatatgaacaCATCAGAAATTTTGAGGAAGATATTTCCATctataaatgaaataatacACAAGTTTGAAATAATAGGTCATATAGCACATTTAAATTTTTGTGATAAATTAGAGTcttgtaaaaaaataatagccgaaataatattagataagaataaaagtataaaaacagtgataaataaaaaggacATATTGAATAATACTCATAGAACATTTAATATTGAACTTTTAGCAGGTGAGAACAATTATGTTACTCAATTAAAAgagaataatataagagtaaaattaaattatgaattaatatattggaattcaaaattaaaaaaagaacgagatcgtatatataatttggTAAAAGACAATTCTATAATAATAGATGTTTTTGGTGGTGTTGGTATATTTAGTTTATCATTAAGTAAAAAAAGTTGTTTATGTTTTTCTAATGATATTAATGAACAtgcatataaatatatgaatataaatatttcaatgaataaaaataaaaatatattaaccTATAACATGGATGGTCGTGAATTTctagaaaaattatttaatttaaaaattttttcaaaaaataataacgttttaacattatatataaatgaccaaaatcaaaaaaatatatcgCTTGATGTTTTGAATAGTAAAAACCATATTCTCACGggaaatgataaaaataaaagtaaaaataaaaataaaaataaaaaccatattcaaaataataatacgTGTGAAAAAGAGAATAACATATCTGATAGAAAATGTCCCTACATtcataatgataataatcAAAGAAACATTACATGTgatcataataatgatCAAAGAAACATTACatgtgataataataataataataataatattaatgttaGTGGTAATAATAGTATTCATCAATACGCTGATATGTATGAACACAAATTCaaatatcaaaaaatacgagaagaaaatattgacaattcaaaaaatgaagaaaatcATAAAATAGATATAAACTTAAACATCTATGAAGATATACACATATTAATGAATTTACCTCAAACAGCTTTGGAATTTCTTAATgttttcaaaaaatataaaaaagaaaaaaatgatgaacTAAGAAATGTGTTCATtcattgttattattttgcTAAACctgaatttttttatgaacatgcagaaaaaaatatattgcTCCACTTTAACCAACTTCCAAAGGATATTAAAATTACAGAG ATAAGAAAAGTTTCACCCAGTAAATTAATGTATGTTGTagaatttaatttaaaggatttattataa